Proteins co-encoded in one Octopus sinensis linkage group LG6, ASM634580v1, whole genome shotgun sequence genomic window:
- the LOC115213388 gene encoding cytochrome c oxidase subunit 7A-related protein, mitochondrial, with protein MFYKFNSLRGKIAPSSQEAAYSPQGLNRLKKFDSTLTFESKSVITTRVVPEPVTEAAYSGPALGLVPKTSTYKGVMELQRLFLKEDGLLVWQKRGIRDRSMYIFSIGLCVAGLALCGKTLFTMSFPRKID; from the exons ATGTTCTATAAATTTAACAGTTTACGGGGCAAAATTGCCCCATCGAGTCAGGAAGCAGCATATTCTCCTCAG GGGTTAAATCGATTGAAAAAATTTGATTCTACACTGACTTTTGAGAGCAAATCTGTTATTACAACACGTGTTGTACCTGAGCCAGTGACAGAAGCTGCATATTCAGGTCCAGCACTTGGACTAGTTCCCAAAACATCTACTTATAAAGGCGTCATGGAATTACAGAGACTCTTTCTG aaagAAGATGGCTTGTTAGTGTGGCAAAAACGAGGTATCCGGGAccgatctatgtatatattctcaattGGCTTGTGTGTTGCTGGATTAGCTCTTTGCGGGAAAACATTATTCACAATGTCATTTCCTCGTAAAATTG attAA